One Dysosmobacter welbionis DNA segment encodes these proteins:
- a CDS encoding acetyl-CoA carboxylase biotin carboxyl carrier protein yields MTNQEFFEIVACFDRSTAQTMKLSTQEFTIELTRGGASAPAASAPAAAPAAAAAPVPAPQSSSSSIDAPLVGTFYAAPAPDQAPFVLPGDRVSKGQTVCLIEAMKMMSEVPAPCDCVIESVCKSNGELVAFGEPLFRYRPC; encoded by the coding sequence ATGACCAACCAAGAGTTTTTTGAGATTGTCGCCTGCTTCGACCGCAGCACCGCTCAGACGATGAAGCTGTCCACGCAGGAGTTCACCATAGAGCTGACCCGTGGCGGCGCGTCTGCGCCTGCGGCCAGCGCACCTGCGGCCGCTCCGGCTGCCGCCGCTGCTCCGGTGCCTGCGCCCCAGAGCAGCTCCTCCTCTATTGACGCGCCTCTGGTGGGCACGTTCTACGCGGCGCCCGCCCCGGACCAGGCCCCCTTTGTCCTGCCCGGCGACCGGGTGTCCAAGGGCCAGACCGTCTGCCTGATCGAGGCTATGAAGATGATGAGCGAAGTTCCCGCTCCCTGTGACTGCGTCATTGAGAGCGTGTGCAAGAGCAACGGCGAGCTGGTGGCCTTCGGCGAGCCGCTGTTCCGTTATCGGCCATGCTGA
- the acpP gene encoding acyl carrier protein, which produces MEFEQVRDIIVETLGCDAEQVTMDASLADDLGADSLASVELVMALEEATGISIEDSALAEMKTVGDVMNYLNAHKQ; this is translated from the coding sequence ATGGAATTCGAGCAAGTACGTGATATCATCGTGGAGACCCTGGGCTGCGACGCGGAGCAAGTCACAATGGACGCCTCCCTGGCTGACGATCTGGGTGCTGATTCCCTGGCTTCCGTGGAACTGGTGATGGCTCTGGAAGAGGCCACCGGCATCTCCATTGAGGATAGCGCCCTGGCGGAGATGAAGACCGTCGGCGACGTGATGAACTACCTGAACGCCCACAAGCAGTAA
- the trkA gene encoding Trk system potassium transporter TrkA: protein MKIVIVGAGKVGVALTRHLAVENRVTVIDQNPHLVENIINIYDVMGVCGNGASYDVQKEADVEQADLLIATTSSDEINILTCLVAKKMGVQHTIARIRSPEYGRQLRFMRSELGLSMAINPEAATAREIARVLRFPTAMKLESFSKGRLELVEYRVAEHTALDGTRLSELYRNFKVRVLICAVARQGETIIPSGDFTLRAGDKIYLTAAPRELEKFFRLLGVFRARASSVMIVGASKMCYYLASELLEMGMSVKIIDQNEQRCVEMSEKLPRALVIVGDGTDSELLSEEGISQTDAFVAITGLDEANILMALSAAKQSGDCCKVVAKINRKSLLELVSTESLIDSVVSTGAVTTELILQYIRAMKNASASKVKTLHRIVDEKVEALEFSVTPDISFAGVPLRDLNLKRGLLLAGIVRQNGQIVIPSGNDVLHLHDDVIVVTTDTQLEDLRDILAE from the coding sequence ATGAAGATCGTCATTGTGGGCGCGGGCAAGGTGGGCGTGGCCCTGACGCGCCATCTGGCCGTGGAGAACAGGGTCACAGTGATCGACCAAAATCCACATCTGGTTGAGAACATCATCAACATCTATGATGTGATGGGCGTGTGCGGCAACGGCGCCAGCTACGATGTGCAGAAGGAGGCGGATGTGGAGCAGGCCGATCTGCTGATCGCCACTACCTCCAGCGACGAGATTAATATCCTCACGTGCCTTGTGGCGAAGAAAATGGGTGTGCAGCACACCATCGCCCGTATCCGCAGCCCGGAATACGGCCGCCAGCTGCGGTTTATGCGCAGTGAGCTGGGGCTGTCCATGGCCATCAATCCGGAGGCGGCAACGGCCCGTGAGATCGCCCGTGTGCTGCGGTTCCCCACCGCCATGAAGCTGGAGTCCTTCTCCAAGGGGCGGCTGGAGCTGGTGGAGTACCGGGTGGCGGAGCACACGGCCCTGGACGGCACCCGGCTTTCGGAACTGTACCGGAATTTCAAGGTCCGGGTGCTGATCTGCGCCGTGGCCCGGCAGGGGGAGACGATCATTCCCTCCGGCGATTTCACCTTGCGGGCGGGAGACAAGATCTATCTCACCGCCGCACCCCGGGAACTGGAGAAGTTCTTCCGGCTTCTGGGCGTATTCCGGGCCCGGGCCTCTTCGGTCATGATCGTGGGCGCCAGCAAAATGTGCTACTATCTGGCATCTGAGCTGCTGGAGATGGGCATGTCCGTAAAGATCATCGACCAAAACGAGCAGCGGTGCGTGGAGATGAGCGAGAAACTGCCCCGCGCGCTGGTGATCGTGGGAGACGGGACGGACAGCGAGCTCCTCAGCGAGGAGGGAATCAGCCAGACGGACGCCTTCGTGGCCATCACGGGCCTGGACGAGGCCAACATCCTCATGGCACTCAGCGCTGCCAAGCAGTCCGGCGACTGCTGTAAGGTGGTGGCGAAGATCAACCGCAAGTCCCTGCTGGAGCTGGTCTCCACCGAGAGCCTGATCGACAGTGTGGTGTCCACCGGTGCGGTGACCACAGAGCTGATCCTCCAGTATATCCGGGCCATGAAGAACGCCTCCGCCTCCAAGGTGAAAACGCTGCACCGCATCGTGGATGAGAAGGTGGAGGCTCTGGAGTTCAGCGTGACGCCGGACATCTCCTTCGCCGGCGTGCCCCTGCGGGATCTGAATCTGAAGCGGGGCCTGCTACTGGCAGGTATCGTGCGGCAGAACGGGCAGATCGTCATCCCCTCCGGCAATGATGTCCTGCACCTCCACGACGATGTGATCGTAGTGACCACGGACACCCAGCTGGAGGATCTTCGGGATATCCTTGCAGAGTGA